Proteins encoded together in one Onychomys torridus chromosome 1, mOncTor1.1, whole genome shotgun sequence window:
- the Cib1 gene encoding calcium and integrin-binding protein 1: MGGSGSRLSKELLAEYQDLTFLTKQEILLAHRRFCELLPPEHRSVEESLHVRVSSEQILSLPELKANPFKERICMVFSTSPTRDSLSFEDFLDLLSVFSDTATPDIKSHYAFRIFDFDDDGTLDREDLSRLVNCLTGEGEDTRLSASEMKQLIDNILEESDIDRDGTINLSEFQHVISRSPDFASSFKIVL, from the exons ATGGGAGGCTCGGGCAGTCGCTTGTCCAAGGAGCTGCTGGCCGAGTACCAG GACCTGACGTTCCTGACCAAGCAGGAGATCCTCCT AGCCCACAGGCGGTTTTGTGAGTTGCTTCCCCCAGAGCATCGGAGCGTGGAGGAGTCACTGCATGTCCGAGTGTCATCCGAGCAGATTCTCAGCCTTCCAGAGCTCAAG GCCAACCCCTTCAAGGAGCGAATCTGCATGGTCTTCTCCACGTCCCCTACCAGAGACAGCCTGAGCTTCGAGGACTTCCTGGACCTCCTGAGTGTCTTCAGTGACACAGCAACCCCAGACATCAAGTCACACTATGCCTTCCGCATCTTTG ACTTTGATGACGATGGGACCCTGGACAGAGAAGACCTGAGTCGGCTTGTGAACTGCCTCACAGGAGAGGGGGAAGACACACGACTCAGTGCTTCTGAGATGAAACAGCTCATCGACAAC ATCCTGGAAGAGTCAGACATTGACAGGGATGGAACCATCAATCTCTCCGAGTTCCAGCACGTCATTTCTCGTTCACCAGATTTTGCCAG CTCCTTTAAGATTGTCCTGTGA